A single genomic interval of Carettochelys insculpta isolate YL-2023 chromosome 28, ASM3395843v1, whole genome shotgun sequence harbors:
- the TAC4 gene encoding tachykinin-4, with protein sequence MESFRIFFLLIFLCSQIFCFEDEVLSSEEDPWTTPSLKAEGLKSSSFQRFAQLVKRGKFQQFYGLMGKRATGHPGEKFIGLMGRRYSAESAEDWDKSLPLPAWEP encoded by the exons ATGGAAAGCTTTAGAATTTTTTTCCTGCTGATTTTTCTGTGTTCAcaaattttttgttttgaagatgaGGTACTCAGTTCAGAGGAAGACCCTTGGACCACTCCGTCTCTAAAG GCTGAGGGCTTGAAGAGCAGCTCGTTTCAGCGCTTTGCACAGCTGGTGAAAAGGGGGAAGTTCCAGCAGTTCTATGGCCTGATGGGAAAACGGGCTACTG GGCACCCAGGAGAGAAATTCATAGGACTCATGGGACGAAGATACTCAGCAGAG TCAGCAGAAGACTGGGACAAGAGCCTGCCACTTCCCGCATGGGAGCCATAG